One stretch of Oncorhynchus keta strain PuntledgeMale-10-30-2019 chromosome 18, Oket_V2, whole genome shotgun sequence DNA includes these proteins:
- the LOC118397480 gene encoding diacylglycerol O-acyltransferase 2-like, with product MPGVCTVNCHLGPSPLGRKEGGDAAWLTLPFPMMMYRHGKLKKTILAAYTCVLRGTGSVLLSALQSLLSMHWAWCPRLENQVQVFSVMQFIVSFLIIRPYMLCGDAVPPLD from the exons ATGCCCGGGGTCTGCACGGTGAACTGTCACCTGGGTCCGTCACCGTTAGGCCGCAAAGAGGGAGGAGATGCTGCCTGGTTAACCCTCCCTTTCCCGATGATGATGTACAGACACGGCAAAC TTAAGAAGACAATTCTTGCAGCATACACCTGTGTCTTGCGAG GCACTGGCTCCGTCCTCCTGTCGGCCCTGCAGTCCCTGCTCTCTATGCACTGGGCCTGGTGTCCCAGGCTGGAGAACCAGGTCCAGGTCTTCTCTGTCATGCAGTTCATTGTCTCCTTCCTCATCATTAG GCCCTATATGCTCTGTGGTGATGCTGTACCTCCTCTGGACTGA
- the LOC118397479 gene encoding microtubule-associated protein 6 homolog, giving the protein MAWPCITRACCINRFWSELDKADIAVPLVFTKYSDVAEVQHLHPQPPSRQTRTGPITIETQPSHSEQEAAAVKAPPATGAASGKHGCSASVMRQDFREWKDIRPEPSCKPKNEYHPSATPFHNVTQYQKDYKPWPVPKKGDHPWIPKPSPTASFDAQERGVGTTTKHATTEHESGVEKSEIEEKVQEKVSKERKKKPVKKEKTVEKKVSAKMEGQPPADVTVEGKGRAAADALNRQIKHVVSTGTGSSYRNEFKAYKDVKPVKSTKPQSQYKPPTDDKDKSSLETSYSATYKGEQAKVQPTDNKLLERRRIRSLYNEPGGKETTKVDKTKTKPKKTTTTSKMVKKVKEKTIAGALSTKKKTSTSTKPDESKLEGGVISKKSKEISNRLAEAKK; this is encoded by the exons ATGGCCTGGCCGTGCATCACACGGGCTTGCTGCATTAACCGCTTCTGGAGTGAGTTAGACAAAGCGGACATCGCTGTGCCTTTGGTTTTCACGAAATATTCGGATGTGGCTGAGGTGCAGCATCTCCACCCTCAGCCACCATCTAGACAGACGAGGACCGGCCCCATCACCATAGAAACCCAGCCTTCTCACAGTGAACAGGAGGCGGCGGCGGTAAAGGCACCGCCCGCGACTGGTGCCGCATCAGGAAAACATGGCTGTAGTGCGTCTGTGATGCGCCAGGATTTCAGGGAATGGAAAGATATACGCCCGGAGCCCAGCTGCAAACCCAAGAATGAATATCACCCCTCCGCGACACCTTTCCACAACGTAACACAGTATCAGAAGGATTATAAACCATGGCCTGTCCCGAAAAAGGGAGACCACCCCTGGATCCCCAAACCCAGCCCAACTGCCTCCTTCGATGCCCAAGAACGGGGCGTGGGGACCACAACGAAGCATGCAACTACAGAGCACGAGAGCGGTGTGGAGAAGAGTGAAATTGAAGAAAAGGTGCAAGAGAAAGTATCCAAAGAGAGGAAAAAGAAACCAGTGAAGAAGGAGAAAACTGTAGAAAAGAAAGTGAGTGCCAAAATGGAGGGACAGCCACCGGCAGATGTCACTGTGGAGGGGAAAGGAAGGGCAGCAGCAGACGCGCTGAACAGACAGATAAAACATGTCGTCTCAACTGGCACTGGCAGCTCTTATAG AAATGAGTTCAAGGCGTACAAAGATGTGAAGCCAGTGAAGTCAACCAAGCCCCAGTCTCAGTACAAACCTCCTACGGATGACAAGGACAAGTCCAGCCTGGAGACCAGCTACAGCGCCACCTACAAGGGAGAGCAGGCTAAGGTGCAGCCCACTGACAACAAGTTGCTGGAGCGCAGGAGAATACGCAGCCTGTACAATGAGCCGGGTGGCAAGGAGACCACCAAG GTAGACAAGACAAAAACCAAACCAAAAAAGACAACGACAACGAGCAAAATGGTGAAAAAGGTGAAAGAGAAGACCATCGCTGGTGCACTGTCAACCAAGAAGAAAACCTCCACGAGCACCAAGCCAGACGAGTCCAAGCTAGAGGGAGGCGTTATTTCAAAAAAGAGCAAAGAGATAAGCAACAGACTGGCTGAGGCAAAAAAGTAA